Proteins from a single region of Bdellovibrio bacteriovorus HD100:
- a CDS encoding TonB-dependent receptor family protein codes for MKIFSILYIAAVTSTAFAQEAPATSPDVVNLPTIQVLSERQEEVLKTPGAVTVVTQDELKKNKPTSAQDAVKRTAGANVIEAEGVAYIGMRGLSPDGSRKVLLLEDGAPLALGPYIDSSAYYAPIVERMERIDIRKGSSSLAFGPSTIGGVINYLTKNPTKDHGNAVTLTGGSRDYKALLIEGSSVKDGTGLLLNIFAKDGNGSRDNSHFKTQDVLVKYGGALSDKSYIGIKLSHYKSEAQLTYLGLTQKLYEEDPYQNPAKDDILYINRYEMNLTHDYQINGDSRLATLFYVNQTARDWWRQNFSKDGAGNISMTAGNKGRNRTFDVAGIDSRYFLNWNAGEVTNDLQVGLRLHTEDMRNVEVKGATSTSRSGVIDTDDKRFADAQTLYAENAFNLERWTITPGVRIESYRQSRMIYRKSSADFNQGSATRNTEYLGGMGAAYELTKQEFLFAGVHQGFAPPRVQDSIDNNGQAVDLSAERSVNVELGYRSQRDNFQMEAALFQLDFSNQLIQATESGGASSTLTNGGKTLHQGLELSTRYSPEFDRSLIIDVNATYLPVAKFNSTRIISSEDRNGNRLPYAPEYMFNAALGYKRQAWFTQLQYAFVSEQYADAENTVEGSVDGMRGVLPAYGLFHLTGEYQATRDLTLELSVRNLADTTYIASRAPQGIFPGMRRTAFLGLKTEF; via the coding sequence ATGAAAATCTTTTCGATCTTATACATAGCCGCTGTGACCTCCACAGCCTTCGCACAAGAGGCCCCAGCCACCAGCCCCGATGTCGTAAATCTTCCGACAATTCAGGTGCTCAGCGAGAGACAGGAGGAAGTGCTAAAAACCCCTGGTGCCGTCACCGTGGTCACCCAGGATGAACTTAAAAAAAACAAACCAACCAGTGCGCAGGATGCCGTCAAAAGAACCGCTGGCGCCAACGTGATCGAAGCCGAAGGTGTGGCCTATATCGGGATGCGCGGCCTAAGCCCGGACGGAAGCCGCAAGGTTCTTCTGCTTGAAGACGGCGCTCCTCTGGCACTGGGGCCCTATATCGACTCTTCAGCATACTATGCGCCGATCGTTGAACGGATGGAACGCATTGACATCCGCAAAGGCAGCAGCTCGCTGGCCTTTGGCCCTTCCACCATTGGCGGAGTCATCAACTATCTGACCAAAAATCCCACAAAGGATCATGGCAATGCGGTGACATTGACAGGTGGTTCCCGGGATTATAAAGCCCTCTTGATCGAAGGCAGTTCCGTGAAAGACGGCACCGGATTGTTGTTAAATATTTTTGCCAAGGACGGAAACGGTTCCCGCGACAACAGTCATTTCAAAACTCAGGATGTGCTGGTGAAGTATGGTGGGGCGCTGTCGGACAAAAGTTATATCGGCATCAAATTGAGCCACTATAAAAGCGAAGCACAACTGACTTATCTGGGCCTGACCCAGAAACTGTATGAAGAGGACCCTTATCAGAATCCGGCGAAAGATGACATTCTTTATATCAATCGCTATGAAATGAATCTGACCCATGACTATCAGATCAACGGCGACTCCCGATTGGCGACGCTGTTTTACGTCAATCAGACCGCGCGAGACTGGTGGAGACAGAATTTCTCAAAGGACGGCGCGGGCAACATCAGTATGACCGCCGGGAACAAAGGGCGCAATCGCACCTTTGATGTCGCCGGCATCGACAGCCGCTACTTCCTGAACTGGAATGCGGGTGAAGTCACCAACGACCTGCAAGTGGGCTTGCGCCTGCACACCGAAGACATGCGCAACGTCGAGGTCAAAGGCGCCACCTCCACGTCCCGATCCGGAGTCATTGATACTGACGACAAACGTTTTGCGGATGCACAGACATTGTATGCTGAAAACGCCTTTAATCTGGAACGCTGGACCATCACACCAGGAGTGCGCATTGAATCCTATCGACAAAGCCGGATGATCTATCGAAAATCATCTGCCGATTTCAATCAGGGATCTGCCACCAGAAACACCGAGTATCTGGGCGGCATGGGTGCCGCTTATGAGCTGACAAAGCAAGAGTTTCTGTTTGCCGGAGTTCACCAGGGGTTCGCTCCTCCAAGAGTGCAGGATTCCATCGACAACAATGGCCAAGCCGTGGATTTAAGCGCGGAAAGAAGCGTGAATGTCGAGCTTGGGTATCGCAGCCAGCGGGACAACTTCCAGATGGAAGCAGCCCTGTTCCAGCTGGATTTTTCAAACCAGCTGATTCAGGCTACAGAATCCGGCGGGGCTTCAAGCACACTGACAAACGGCGGAAAAACTTTGCACCAGGGACTTGAACTTTCAACCCGCTACAGTCCCGAGTTTGATCGCTCTTTGATCATCGACGTCAATGCCACTTACCTGCCCGTGGCAAAGTTTAACAGCACCCGAATTATTTCCTCTGAAGACCGCAATGGCAATCGCCTGCCCTATGCCCCCGAATACATGTTCAACGCGGCCCTGGGATACAAACGTCAAGCCTGGTTCACTCAGCTGCAATATGCCTTCGTCAGTGAACAGTACGCCGATGCTGAAAACACGGTGGAAGGTTCCGTGGATGGAATGCGTGGTGTGCTGCCGGCCTATGGGCTGTTTCACCTGACCGGCGAATACCAGGCAACACGGGATCTGACTTTGGAGCTGTCAGTGCGAAATCTGGCGGACACCACCTACATCGCCTCAAGGGCCCCTCAGGGAATCTTTCCTGGGATGCGCCGGACCGCCTTTCTGGGACTGAAAACAGAATTCTAA
- a CDS encoding META domain-containing protein, with amino-acid sequence MQNTSAPAANFKDIRWELVELMGQPVKYSNTDSQKVYIQFNSGDNRVNGNDGCNNFTGAYEETPGQRLFISKLASTKKFCVKMPTEDNFGEVLQGVDNYTVDGDHLSLNKARIAPLARFKAVSK; translated from the coding sequence ATGCAAAACACCTCGGCCCCTGCTGCCAACTTCAAAGACATCCGCTGGGAACTGGTCGAGCTGATGGGGCAACCCGTGAAATACTCCAACACGGATTCGCAAAAGGTCTACATTCAGTTCAACAGCGGCGACAACCGCGTCAACGGCAATGATGGCTGCAACAATTTCACCGGAGCTTATGAAGAAACTCCGGGCCAGCGTCTGTTCATCTCAAAGCTGGCTTCCACCAAAAAATTCTGTGTGAAAATGCCGACGGAAGATAACTTCGGCGAAGTTTTGCAAGGAGTCGACAACTACACCGTGGATGGAGACCACTTAAGCCTGAATAAAGCGCGCATCGCGCCTCTGGCCCGTTTTAAAGCCGTCAGCAAATGA
- a CDS encoding substrate-binding periplasmic protein, producing the protein MKLSLILLGAALWATPPVQVPSKFSGHKGKDIVYQGLTEDFVPFNYQEDGDVKGSATEVAKEAFKRAKLKVSFAVWPWARAYKAALEKPKHFVYSTSRTQEREKLFKWVGPIVKDEVHLACLEGADFVPHPDFTTFKSHTVAGQYGDAPIEFLQKHGFKITIYREEDERMQAFKKGRIPLDIVTTGSQKSYETKWNVKYKKLAYLYSTDYWLAFHPSTPDAVIEALNSALESMRKDGTLKNITAKY; encoded by the coding sequence ATGAAGCTTTCATTGATTCTGCTGGGGGCCGCTCTGTGGGCGACACCGCCCGTGCAGGTGCCCTCGAAATTCTCAGGCCACAAAGGCAAGGACATCGTCTATCAGGGGCTGACTGAGGACTTTGTCCCCTTCAACTATCAGGAAGATGGCGACGTGAAAGGTTCGGCCACGGAGGTCGCAAAAGAGGCCTTTAAACGCGCAAAGCTCAAAGTGTCCTTTGCTGTGTGGCCCTGGGCCCGGGCCTATAAGGCGGCCCTGGAAAAACCCAAACACTTTGTCTACTCCACCTCTCGCACGCAAGAGCGCGAAAAACTTTTCAAATGGGTGGGCCCCATCGTGAAAGATGAAGTCCATCTGGCCTGCCTGGAAGGGGCTGACTTCGTCCCCCACCCGGACTTTACCACCTTCAAATCCCACACCGTCGCGGGCCAGTATGGTGACGCCCCGATTGAGTTTTTGCAAAAGCACGGCTTTAAAATCACCATCTATCGCGAAGAAGACGAACGCATGCAGGCCTTTAAAAAGGGCCGCATCCCGCTGGACATCGTGACGACGGGAAGCCAGAAATCCTATGAAACCAAATGGAATGTCAAATACAAGAAGCTGGCCTACTTGTACTCTACAGATTACTGGCTGGCATTTCATCCCAGCACGCCTGATGCCGTCATCGAAGCCCTGAACAGCGCCTTGGAATCCATGCGCAAAGACGGCACCCTTAAAAATATCACCGCTAAGTACTAG
- a CDS encoding zinc ribbon domain-containing protein YjdM: protein MSTESKCPKCNSEHVYQDGNLWVCPECAHEWSAHASAAPVEEETADNVIKDANGNILQDGDTVVVIKDLKIKGSSSVVKVGTKVKNIRLQSGGDGHDIACKIDGFGAMNLKSEFVKKA from the coding sequence ATGAGTACTGAATCCAAATGCCCTAAATGCAATTCCGAACATGTTTATCAAGACGGCAACCTTTGGGTTTGCCCAGAGTGCGCCCACGAATGGAGCGCCCACGCCTCTGCCGCTCCGGTGGAAGAAGAAACCGCTGACAATGTAATCAAAGATGCCAACGGCAACATTCTTCAGGATGGTGATACAGTCGTGGTGATCAAAGATCTGAAGATCAAAGGATCTTCGTCGGTGGTCAAAGTTGGAACCAAAGTAAAAAACATCCGCCTGCAATCCGGTGGTGACGGTCACGACATTGCCTGCAAGATCGATGGCTTTGGGGCGATGAACCTCAAGTCAGAGTTCGTAAAGAAGGCGTAA
- the mtnN gene encoding 5'-methylthioadenosine/S-adenosylhomocysteine nucleosidase codes for MTRILILTAMKEELKDVAGLPATPTTSLAPFAVPVWKLQRNEAEILIAQTGIGPINASSVLTSFLSNHKFDVVLLLGLGGAVDPALKLGDVCIATDVIQHDAVCSSDHGLEYMASGELHLSLPKEKRKPLKIKASTHWNQKIDSLLKNQPGTVHHGIVLSGSEFVGGTVRKNLLKRTFADALLVDMEACSVAYLCEKAQVPFVIAKTVADTTHSKPTEEYVNFLTSSQKKTADIIDGLLA; via the coding sequence ATGACCCGAATTCTGATTCTGACCGCCATGAAAGAAGAACTGAAAGACGTCGCGGGCCTGCCTGCGACGCCCACAACTTCTTTGGCGCCTTTTGCAGTCCCGGTGTGGAAGCTGCAAAGGAATGAAGCAGAAATTCTTATCGCTCAAACCGGCATCGGCCCCATCAATGCCAGCTCGGTTCTGACGTCATTTCTTAGCAACCACAAATTCGATGTCGTCCTGCTGCTGGGTTTGGGGGGTGCTGTTGATCCGGCATTAAAGCTTGGTGATGTTTGCATCGCCACAGACGTCATTCAGCACGATGCCGTCTGCTCGTCTGATCACGGTCTGGAATACATGGCCAGTGGTGAACTGCACCTGTCCCTGCCTAAAGAAAAGCGCAAACCGCTCAAGATCAAAGCTTCAACGCATTGGAATCAAAAGATCGACAGCCTTTTGAAAAACCAGCCCGGCACCGTACACCATGGAATTGTTTTATCCGGGTCCGAGTTTGTCGGCGGCACCGTTCGCAAGAACTTGCTCAAGCGCACGTTTGCTGATGCCCTGTTGGTTGATATGGAGGCGTGTTCTGTCGCTTATCTTTGCGAAAAAGCCCAGGTGCCTTTTGTGATCGCAAAAACAGTGGCTGACACCACCCACAGCAAACCCACTGAGGAATACGTCAATTTCCTGACTTCCAGTCAGAAAAAAACCGCCGACATCATCGACGGCCTGCTGGCTTAA
- a CDS encoding M15 family metallopeptidase, with translation MTSFVNQIAWIEENFKEIKPSAEVFLDMKYATDDNFMNVDIYKGFDRCFVSPVAYEMFMKACAVLREKHPDLQFLVWDALRPRSIQAQFYDHLAGTPFQNYVAAPYPGSLHNFGMAMDLSLQTKEGVALDMGTGFDDFRDLAQPKLEKQFLQSGELTQAQLQNRLLLRSLMEDQGFKVLEHEWWHFNALPKDQVHGKHPVLE, from the coding sequence ATGACTTCTTTTGTAAATCAAATTGCCTGGATCGAAGAAAACTTCAAAGAGATCAAACCTTCTGCGGAAGTTTTTCTGGATATGAAATACGCCACTGACGACAACTTTATGAATGTGGATATTTATAAAGGTTTTGACCGTTGTTTTGTTTCCCCCGTGGCCTATGAGATGTTCATGAAGGCCTGTGCGGTCTTGCGTGAAAAGCATCCGGATTTGCAGTTTCTGGTTTGGGATGCCCTTCGTCCACGCAGCATTCAGGCGCAGTTCTATGATCATCTGGCGGGAACACCTTTTCAGAACTATGTGGCGGCCCCCTATCCAGGCTCGCTTCATAACTTTGGCATGGCGATGGATTTGAGCCTGCAAACCAAAGAGGGCGTCGCTTTGGACATGGGCACAGGTTTTGATGACTTCCGCGACCTGGCTCAGCCGAAACTGGAAAAGCAGTTTTTGCAGTCCGGCGAGTTGACGCAAGCCCAACTGCAAAACCGCCTGCTGTTGCGAAGTCTGATGGAAGATCAGGGATTCAAAGTGCTGGAGCACGAGTGGTGGCACTTTAATGCACTTCCCAAAGATCAAGTGCACGGCAAACATCCGGTCTTGGAATAG
- a CDS encoding response regulator, with product MKPLHVLVAEDNTVNQLIVRGMLVKLGHNITMVENGKRAVEELQATAFDLILMDCHMPEMDGFLATQTIRANPKFKTLPIIAMTASEIAEEKDRCVQVGMTDFLAKPLTMATLEAVLRKHSKE from the coding sequence ATGAAGCCCTTGCATGTTCTTGTGGCCGAAGACAACACCGTCAATCAGTTGATTGTTCGCGGCATGTTGGTAAAACTTGGGCATAACATCACCATGGTGGAAAATGGCAAGCGAGCCGTTGAAGAGCTTCAGGCCACGGCCTTTGACTTGATACTGATGGACTGCCACATGCCGGAGATGGATGGATTTCTTGCCACCCAGACTATCCGCGCAAATCCCAAGTTTAAAACTTTGCCCATCATCGCCATGACCGCAAGCGAGATCGCCGAAGAAAAGGACCGCTGCGTGCAGGTCGGGATGACGGACTTCCTGGCAAAGCCTTTGACCATGGCCACGCTTGAAGCTGTTCTGCGAAAGCACAGCAAAGAATAA
- a CDS encoding Hpt domain-containing protein — MTHTEEKIRRLCPEVVASGLDPRLLSQMLDTRFLGNFSIFSAAADAFLYEYAEELEELQAFIENLDRQKAFAATHKLKGSLINFHRPDVAETARILEIHTEDWSHEQLKEQFAILQIQIQEFAFELKLLMKSFEEIQDLP, encoded by the coding sequence ATGACCCACACTGAAGAAAAAATCAGAAGACTTTGCCCTGAGGTGGTGGCCTCGGGTTTGGATCCGAGGCTTCTCAGTCAGATGCTGGACACGCGTTTTTTGGGGAATTTTTCGATCTTTTCCGCCGCGGCAGACGCCTTTTTGTATGAGTACGCCGAAGAACTTGAAGAGCTTCAGGCGTTCATCGAAAACCTGGATCGTCAGAAAGCCTTTGCCGCGACTCACAAACTAAAAGGCTCCCTGATAAATTTCCACCGACCGGATGTGGCTGAAACCGCGCGGATTTTAGAGATCCACACCGAAGACTGGAGTCACGAACAGCTCAAAGAGCAGTTCGCCATTCTTCAAATTCAGATCCAGGAATTTGCCTTTGAACTGAAGCTTTTGATGAAATCCTTTGAAGAAATTCAGGACCTGCCATGA
- a CDS encoding NADH:flavin oxidoreductase, with product MNNHALFQPFQFKGLTLKNRIVMAPMTRQKSPDGVPTEDVAKYYQRRAEGEVGLILSEGTVINRPASSNEKDVPHFHGEKSLHQWQAVIQAVHSAGGKMAPQIWHMGKMKPSSSGWLPKAAFEGPAEMTLEDIQNTINAYAQAALDAKNLGFDTVELHGAHGYLIDQFFWPGMNTRTDRFGGNTIAARNTFAVEVVKAVRAKVGADFPVILRLSQWKQQDYNAKVATTPKEMEEWLLPLSEAGVDIFHCSQRRFWEPEFADSDLNFAGWAKKITGKPTITVGSIGLSGGDFLNSFRGQGAEVGGLEELTRRLDRGDFDLVAVGRALLTDPQWVKKVKEARTNELKGFNPADLAVLT from the coding sequence ATGAACAACCATGCCCTTTTCCAGCCCTTTCAATTCAAAGGCCTCACCTTAAAAAATCGCATCGTCATGGCGCCCATGACACGCCAAAAATCCCCCGATGGTGTACCGACCGAAGACGTCGCCAAGTACTATCAACGCCGCGCCGAAGGCGAGGTGGGATTGATTCTGTCTGAAGGCACCGTGATCAATCGTCCCGCATCTTCAAATGAAAAAGACGTCCCGCACTTTCACGGAGAAAAGTCCCTGCATCAATGGCAAGCCGTGATCCAAGCCGTTCACAGCGCTGGCGGCAAGATGGCACCCCAAATCTGGCACATGGGAAAAATGAAACCCAGCTCCTCAGGCTGGCTGCCTAAGGCCGCGTTTGAAGGTCCGGCCGAGATGACTTTGGAAGACATTCAAAACACCATCAACGCCTATGCCCAAGCCGCCTTGGATGCCAAGAACCTGGGCTTTGACACCGTCGAACTGCACGGGGCCCACGGGTATCTGATTGATCAGTTCTTCTGGCCGGGGATGAACACCCGCACGGATCGTTTTGGTGGAAACACGATCGCGGCTAGAAATACCTTTGCCGTGGAAGTGGTGAAAGCCGTTCGTGCGAAAGTGGGTGCGGACTTCCCGGTGATCTTGCGCCTGTCGCAGTGGAAACAACAAGACTATAACGCCAAGGTCGCAACGACTCCGAAAGAAATGGAAGAGTGGCTGCTGCCACTTTCTGAAGCGGGCGTGGATATCTTCCACTGCTCTCAAAGAAGATTCTGGGAACCTGAGTTCGCGGATTCGGATTTGAATTTCGCCGGCTGGGCTAAGAAAATCACCGGTAAACCCACCATCACCGTGGGGTCCATCGGTCTGAGCGGCGGGGACTTCTTAAACAGCTTCCGCGGGCAGGGGGCTGAAGTCGGTGGTCTTGAAGAGCTGACCCGCCGATTGGATCGCGGGGACTTTGACCTGGTCGCTGTGGGCCGGGCGCTTTTGACGGATCCGCAGTGGGTGAAAAAAGTCAAAGAGGCGCGCACAAACGAGCTTAAAGGCTTTAACCCCGCGGACCTTGCAGTTCTGACATAG
- a CDS encoding winged helix-turn-helix domain-containing protein: MSKSLTKAQTRTLWLKSQGLCEPKPFGQGPKATVKAIKHLGYVQIDTINVIERSHHHILFSRIPDYRRLHLHQAQSKDKTIFEYWTHALAYIATDDFKYFINDMNRRKANPSEWYSSVTEKDVKGILATIKKQGPISIRDVTDDVLVEKTHAWASKKPSKKFLQCGFNGGDLVIAERQGMLKKYDLTDRHFAWDKRPKAATPAEVCEYYIDRALRSQGVISLDSAAYMAKAPFKKEILKRIEARVKKGSLVPVQIKGLEKEAFWIEAETLDSEMPEANDMTHILSPFDPLVIQRKRFHMFFDYDHRFEAYVPKEKRKYGYFALPVIIGDQAVTVIDLKADRQNQELLIQQWSWLGKNKSKANKTLIEQELHRFEKFQLEK, translated from the coding sequence ATGTCGAAAAGCCTCACCAAAGCCCAAACACGCACCCTCTGGCTGAAATCCCAAGGCCTCTGCGAACCTAAACCCTTCGGCCAAGGGCCCAAAGCCACCGTCAAAGCCATCAAACACCTGGGCTATGTTCAGATCGACACCATCAACGTGATCGAGCGCTCACATCACCACATCCTGTTTTCACGCATCCCGGACTACAGACGCTTGCACCTGCATCAGGCACAAAGCAAAGATAAGACGATCTTTGAATATTGGACCCATGCCCTGGCGTACATCGCCACTGATGATTTTAAATACTTCATCAACGACATGAACCGTCGCAAGGCCAATCCGTCTGAATGGTATTCCTCCGTCACTGAAAAAGACGTGAAGGGGATCCTAGCCACTATCAAAAAACAAGGCCCGATCAGTATTCGCGACGTGACAGATGACGTGCTGGTTGAAAAGACGCATGCTTGGGCCAGCAAGAAGCCTTCAAAGAAATTCCTGCAATGCGGATTTAACGGGGGGGACCTGGTCATCGCTGAACGTCAGGGCATGCTGAAAAAGTACGACCTGACCGACCGTCACTTTGCGTGGGACAAACGCCCCAAGGCCGCAACACCGGCTGAAGTGTGCGAATACTATATTGACCGGGCCTTAAGATCCCAAGGTGTGATCAGTCTTGATTCCGCCGCCTATATGGCCAAAGCGCCGTTCAAAAAGGAAATCCTGAAGCGCATCGAAGCCCGGGTCAAAAAGGGGAGCCTGGTCCCAGTCCAAATCAAAGGCCTTGAAAAAGAAGCCTTCTGGATCGAAGCCGAGACACTTGATAGCGAAATGCCCGAAGCCAACGACATGACCCACATCCTGTCGCCGTTTGATCCGCTGGTCATTCAGCGCAAGCGCTTTCACATGTTCTTTGATTACGACCACCGTTTTGAAGCCTATGTCCCGAAAGAAAAACGCAAGTACGGCTATTTCGCCTTGCCGGTGATCATCGGGGATCAGGCGGTCACAGTGATTGATCTTAAAGCAGACCGGCAAAATCAAGAGCTCTTGATTCAGCAATGGAGCTGGCTGGGGAAAAACAAATCCAAAGCCAATAAAACATTGATCGAACAAGAACTGCATCGTTTTGAAAAGTTCCAGTTGGAGAAATAA
- the ftsH gene encoding ATP-dependent zinc metalloprotease FtsH: protein MNEPNRNFFWIFFLILGIFWLQSVWFGSRTVQQIPYSQYESLVKQGDVQNLIVTENHIRGEFKQPQNGFKSFVTNRVEPELAKELSGAGVTYRREIENTFFRDLLSWVVPALIFVAVFLYFSRKFAEKGGMSGLMSVGKSGARLYAETGVKVSFGDVAGVEEAKAELYEVVQFLKSPQEFGRLGARMPKGILLVGPPGTGKTLLAKAVAGEAQVPFYSITGSEFVEMFVGVGAARVRDLFEQARKNAPCIIFIDELDALGKVRGVAGSFGGHDEKEQTLNQLLAELDGFDSRSGVVILAATNRPEVLDPALLRAGRFDRQVLVDRPDRTGREQILRVHLKKIKADEALNVEHLAHLTSGFTGADIANLINEAAMVATRRKAETVNEKDFVAAIERIVAGLEKKSRLLNEKEKAIVAHHEMGHAIMACLFPGVDKVQKISIIPRGLGALGYTMQRPTEDRYLMTRPELLDKICVLLGGRVAEELIFGEVSTGASDDLVRVTNIAEALVTRYGMSEVLGNIVFEQPTGNFLEVPGAGYRSRTYSEKSATEIDQEIRQIVAACALRTRESLAANLSILKKGAAQLLEKETLSEPEIELLMRDLVVKNAAPQRERDLSV from the coding sequence TTGAATGAACCCAATCGCAATTTCTTTTGGATCTTCTTTTTGATTCTGGGGATTTTCTGGCTCCAGAGCGTTTGGTTTGGCTCACGCACTGTGCAGCAGATTCCTTATAGTCAGTATGAAAGTCTTGTGAAGCAAGGTGATGTGCAAAATCTTATAGTGACAGAAAACCACATTCGCGGCGAATTCAAGCAGCCCCAAAATGGGTTTAAGAGCTTTGTCACCAACCGGGTCGAGCCCGAACTTGCCAAGGAGCTGTCCGGGGCCGGCGTGACCTATCGCAGAGAAATTGAAAACACCTTCTTTCGTGATCTTTTGTCTTGGGTCGTTCCTGCTTTGATATTTGTGGCGGTTTTTTTGTATTTCAGTCGCAAGTTTGCAGAAAAAGGCGGGATGAGCGGATTGATGTCCGTGGGTAAAAGTGGCGCCCGGTTGTATGCCGAAACCGGCGTGAAGGTGTCTTTCGGGGATGTGGCGGGCGTGGAAGAGGCCAAGGCGGAACTGTACGAAGTCGTCCAGTTTTTGAAGAGCCCCCAAGAATTCGGTCGCCTGGGGGCGCGAATGCCGAAAGGAATTCTTCTGGTGGGGCCTCCGGGGACAGGGAAGACTCTTTTGGCCAAAGCGGTGGCGGGTGAAGCGCAAGTTCCGTTTTATTCAATCACCGGTTCTGAGTTCGTAGAAATGTTTGTCGGGGTCGGGGCCGCCAGGGTGCGGGATCTTTTTGAACAGGCAAGAAAGAATGCTCCCTGCATAATATTTATTGATGAGTTGGATGCCTTGGGCAAAGTTCGCGGCGTGGCGGGCTCTTTTGGCGGACACGATGAAAAAGAGCAGACTTTAAATCAGCTGCTGGCCGAGCTGGATGGATTTGATTCTCGCTCGGGCGTGGTGATTCTGGCCGCCACGAATCGGCCTGAGGTGTTGGATCCAGCGCTTTTGCGGGCCGGTCGTTTTGACCGCCAGGTTTTGGTCGATCGTCCGGATCGAACCGGGCGGGAGCAGATTCTGCGGGTGCACTTAAAGAAGATCAAGGCGGATGAGGCTTTGAATGTCGAACACCTCGCACATCTGACTTCAGGGTTTACAGGAGCGGACATTGCCAACTTGATCAACGAGGCGGCGATGGTGGCGACTCGTCGCAAGGCCGAAACTGTGAATGAAAAGGACTTTGTTGCGGCGATCGAAAGGATCGTGGCAGGTCTTGAAAAGAAAAGTCGTCTGCTGAATGAAAAAGAGAAAGCCATTGTGGCTCACCATGAAATGGGCCATGCCATTATGGCCTGCCTTTTTCCGGGCGTGGATAAGGTGCAGAAGATTTCAATCATCCCCCGAGGTTTGGGGGCTTTAGGGTACACCATGCAGCGCCCGACAGAAGATCGGTATCTGATGACTAGGCCGGAACTGTTGGACAAGATCTGTGTTCTTTTGGGCGGACGAGTCGCTGAAGAACTGATTTTTGGAGAAGTTTCGACAGGGGCCTCGGATGACTTGGTGCGTGTGACGAACATCGCTGAAGCGTTGGTCACTCGCTATGGGATGAGTGAGGTTTTGGGGAATATCGTTTTTGAACAGCCCACGGGAAATTTTCTTGAGGTTCCGGGGGCAGGCTATCGAAGCCGCACCTACAGCGAAAAAAGCGCCACAGAGATTGATCAGGAGATTCGTCAGATTGTGGCGGCGTGTGCCTTACGAACACGGGAATCATTAGCGGCGAACTTAAGTATTCTCAAAAAAGGGGCCGCCCAACTTCTTGAAAAGGAAACATTAAGTGAACCCGAAATCGAACTTCTGATGCGCGACCTGGTGGTTAAAAATGCCGCGCCCCAGAGGGAGCGCGACTTAAGCGTTTGA
- a CDS encoding SDR family oxidoreductase, whose protein sequence is MKILVTASTGTIGSRVVTKLRNRSQVEVLEGCRQPQKAGQIQFNFDNANVVLSALKNVEKAVLITPASPQELETGVRFVQSAKAAGLKHLVFMSIHRVEDAPAIPHFASKIAIQKELEKSGLKWTTISPNNFYQNDYFFKSSLLDHGVYPQPFGNIGLSRVDANDIADALVQALFKEELSGQIFPLIGPESLTVNQTCELYGHYLGRPIQYGGDDLERWYENNKSYLPEWLLNDWKQMYMFFQRQGLKATVADYIQQEKILNHPPKSFERFVKETVLDWKKETL, encoded by the coding sequence ATGAAAATTCTAGTCACGGCCAGCACAGGGACCATAGGTTCTAGAGTTGTTACCAAATTGAGAAATCGGTCTCAAGTTGAAGTCCTTGAGGGCTGTCGGCAGCCCCAGAAAGCAGGGCAGATTCAATTTAACTTTGACAATGCCAATGTTGTTTTGTCCGCATTGAAGAATGTCGAAAAGGCAGTTCTTATCACGCCAGCCAGTCCCCAGGAACTTGAAACCGGTGTTCGTTTCGTCCAGAGTGCCAAAGCAGCCGGTCTGAAGCATCTTGTTTTCATGTCTATCCATCGGGTGGAAGATGCTCCAGCCATACCTCATTTTGCCTCAAAGATCGCAATTCAAAAGGAGTTGGAAAAGTCAGGCTTAAAGTGGACGACGATTTCACCCAATAATTTCTATCAAAATGACTACTTCTTTAAGTCATCGCTTTTAGATCACGGAGTTTATCCGCAGCCGTTTGGAAATATCGGTCTCAGCCGCGTCGATGCCAACGATATTGCCGACGCTTTGGTGCAGGCCCTTTTTAAAGAGGAGCTTTCTGGACAGATATTTCCCCTGATCGGACCTGAGTCTTTAACCGTAAATCAGACCTGTGAATTGTATGGGCATTACTTGGGGCGTCCGATTCAGTATGGCGGAGATGATCTGGAACGATGGTATGAAAACAACAAATCTTATTTGCCAGAGTGGCTCCTGAACGACTGGAAGCAGATGTATATGTTTTTCCAAAGACAGGGGCTGAAAGCGACTGTGGCTGATTATATTCAACAAGAGAAGATATTGAATCATCCGCCTAAATCATTTGAAAGATTTGTGAAAGAAACTGTTTTGGATTGGAAAAAGGAGACCTTATGA